Proteins encoded together in one Pseudomonadota bacterium window:
- a CDS encoding glycosyltransferase, with translation MTADTQQHVTLLIPTWQEEQSLPATIANIATLDPAPDEVLLVDGGSSDATMELAKQAGFRAIIAPQKGRGPQINHGVTEAESPIILILHADSILPVDAIAHVRQTLGDPKIALATFLPIIRGRKTRWGTTLHNWIKTWYPIVTHPHLFVRGVRLLFGDHAMFFRRDDFLAIGGVPSDATIMEEADLCIGMATRGKLKMTRKPVITSDRRIAHWGPLKANYRYLKIGIMWSFGVRKKLDDLYPDIR, from the coding sequence ATGACCGCCGACACCCAGCAACATGTCACGCTGCTGATCCCGACCTGGCAGGAGGAACAGTCGCTGCCCGCGACCATCGCCAATATCGCCACGCTCGACCCCGCGCCCGATGAGGTGCTGCTGGTCGATGGCGGCAGCAGTGATGCAACCATGGAACTGGCAAAACAGGCCGGTTTCCGCGCCATTATCGCGCCGCAAAAGGGGCGCGGGCCGCAGATCAATCATGGCGTTACCGAGGCAGAGAGCCCGATCATCCTGATCCTCCATGCCGACAGTATCTTGCCCGTCGATGCCATCGCCCATGTGCGCCAGACCCTTGGCGACCCGAAAATCGCGCTCGCCACCTTCCTGCCGATTATTCGTGGCAGGAAGACCCGATGGGGCACAACGCTGCACAACTGGATCAAGACCTGGTATCCCATCGTCACCCATCCGCATCTGTTTGTGCGCGGAGTGCGGCTGCTCTTCGGTGATCATGCCATGTTCTTCCGCCGCGATGACTTTCTTGCCATTGGCGGCGTACCCAGCGACGCCACCATCATGGAAGAGGCGGATCTGTGCATCGGCATGGCGACACGTGGAAAGCTGAAGATGACACGCAAGCCGGTCATCACATCGGACCGGCGCATCGCCCATTGGGGGCCGCTCAAGGCCAATTACCGCTATCTCAAAATCGGGATCATGTGGAGCTTTGGCGTGCGCAAGAAGCTGGACGATCTCTATCCTGATATCCGGTAA